In the Candidatus Afararchaeum irisae genome, one interval contains:
- a CDS encoding DUF4013 domain-containing protein, whose translation MSILGFLILPIFVVTGYYVRVLRTTVEGDERPPSFDDWGDLLVEGLKATVIGIIYMIIPALVFFVKVGGSMMAMMAGRRTAGVLGAGMGVLGFLVSAVLFLVFGFGESPYAA comes from the coding sequence ATGTCGATACTCGGGTTTCTGATACTCCCTATCTTCGTAGTCACGGGATACTACGTCAGGGTTCTGAGGACAACCGTGGAGGGCGACGAGAGACCGCCGAGCTTCGACGACTGGGGAGACCTGCTCGTCGAGGGGCTCAAGGCGACAGTTATCGGAATCATATACATGATAATACCCGCGCTCGTCTTTTTCGTGAAAGTCGGTGGCTCCATGATGGCGATGATGGCAGGTAGAAGAACCGCTGGTGTATTAGGCGCAGGGATGGGTGTCCTCGGCTTCCTAGTCTCGGCAGTCCTTTTCCTTGTATTCGGCTTTGGTGAATCGCCATACGCAGCTTGA
- a CDS encoding transposase has product MSREVTKTLEVKLFDPNTHKREKFRETYKEYQKALNDTFTSDCSTQSEANDVVVEYDLSGYAKNALKKYVPQLVRDGTQELDDGHPVRFTNEGIRIDHKPQNALEWYVKIPHHEDYHLWCPVTINPEQRDWIEALHNDGAELGEVRMFPRGDEWHLHLTAHREVEETDVSEVRQSSIDYNRNQRFLESCTPIGVDIGETALATVCHLDECGSPTAPKIFSDEGSKVRQLREEYFTTSRRLQERGSEKLLEERGDEIWRRIDDIIHTVTRRVVEYAERFEDSALVLEDLTHIRENMDYGAYMNRRLHGWAFAQIHAQIRYKAEEKGIPVETVNPKNTSKRCHACGEEGTRPHQATFRCTNDDCWVSEYQADVNGATNIALRYLHGESLWQKTGGDDSVEDGTELTQPQDTPTEGETHPTTLENDAS; this is encoded by the coding sequence ATGAGTAGAGAGGTCACGAAGACGCTTGAAGTCAAGCTGTTCGACCCGAACACTCACAAGCGGGAGAAGTTCCGTGAGACGTACAAAGAGTACCAGAAGGCGTTGAACGATACCTTCACGTCAGACTGTTCCACACAGTCCGAAGCCAACGACGTAGTGGTGGAGTACGACCTTTCGGGGTACGCCAAGAACGCCCTCAAGAAGTATGTCCCTCAACTCGTCCGTGACGGAACACAGGAGTTAGACGACGGACACCCTGTACGTTTCACGAACGAGGGTATCCGCATAGACCACAAGCCTCAGAACGCCTTAGAGTGGTACGTCAAGATACCTCATCATGAAGACTACCACCTCTGGTGTCCCGTGACCATCAACCCCGAACAACGCGACTGGATAGAAGCTCTACACAATGACGGCGCGGAGCTTGGTGAGGTGCGTATGTTCCCGCGTGGGGACGAGTGGCATCTTCACCTCACCGCACACAGGGAGGTTGAGGAAACCGATGTTTCGGAGGTACGTCAATCTTCGATTGACTACAACAGAAATCAGAGATTTCTGGAATCGTGTACTCCGATAGGTGTGGACATAGGAGAAACTGCACTCGCCACGGTGTGTCACCTTGACGAGTGTGGTTCTCCTACTGCACCTAAGATTTTCAGCGACGAAGGTAGCAAGGTGCGCCAACTGAGAGAGGAATACTTCACGACGAGCAGACGCCTACAAGAGCGTGGCTCCGAGAAGCTACTTGAAGAACGCGGAGACGAGATATGGAGGCGGATAGACGACATCATACACACGGTTACACGCCGTGTCGTGGAGTACGCCGAACGGTTCGAGGACAGCGCACTCGTTCTGGAAGACCTCACGCATATCCGTGAGAACATGGACTATGGCGCGTACATGAACCGCCGTCTACACGGTTGGGCGTTCGCTCAGATACACGCTCAGATACGGTACAAGGCGGAGGAAAAGGGGATACCTGTCGAGACGGTGAACCCGAAGAACACCAGCAAGCGGTGTCACGCTTGCGGTGAAGAAGGCACTCGACCGCACCAAGCTACCTTCCGATGTACCAACGACGACTGTTGGGTATCCGAGTATCAAGCCGACGTGAACGGTGCAACGAATATAGCACTACGCTACCTCCACGGAGAGAGCCTTTGGCAAAAGACCGGAGGCGATGACTCGGTGGAGGACGGGACTGAGTTGACACAGCCACAAGACACTCCAACAGAGGGTGAAACCCACCCTACGACGTTGGAAAACGATGCGTCTTGA
- the tnpA gene encoding IS200/IS605 family transposase encodes MAKTTRHATYNLNYHIVWMPKFREPILEGQVASRVEDIFHEIADDKGLEIIDLTIEPDHIHPFVSAPPKHEPSLLVNWFKGISSRKYNYRYADDESEKINWARGYYVGSAGEVSSDTIQDYIRRQQNS; translated from the coding sequence GTGGCAAAGACAACACGGCACGCTACCTACAACCTAAACTACCACATAGTGTGGATGCCCAAGTTCCGTGAGCCGATACTGGAAGGTCAGGTAGCAAGCCGTGTCGAAGACATCTTCCACGAGATAGCCGACGACAAGGGTCTTGAGATAATCGACCTGACCATAGAACCCGACCACATACACCCGTTCGTGAGTGCGCCACCGAAACACGAACCGTCGCTACTCGTTAACTGGTTCAAAGGCATCTCGTCGCGGAAGTACAACTACCGCTATGCAGACGACGAAAGTGAGAAGATTAACTGGGCAAGAGGCTACTACGTAGGCTCCGCCGGAGAAGTATCAAGCGACACCATACAGGACTACATACGGCGTCAACAGAACTCATGA
- a CDS encoding metal-dependent hydrolase, with amino-acid sequence MRNRGHIGVVYLLSSPLLFFFAPGQVVSPIILALSLVSLQTLPDKDIVLQEYTPISHRGITHTVWFGIFVGVVLGGVSVALSSEYGLGFVYLILASYGAVKTVSHINWRWTRTRRDTFKLFVVALVLISVALYQQGILKNGIDLGIGLSSIEATFVFHFLLGFFGVTTHLIGDVLTPMGIRPLRPIHNEKYRLGWVRAANESANLGLFVGGTLLFVVSTVAVVEGYTIFDML; translated from the coding sequence ATGAGAAACCGAGGTCACATCGGGGTCGTGTATCTCTTAAGCTCTCCTCTACTCTTCTTTTTCGCCCCTGGACAGGTCGTGAGTCCGATAATCCTTGCTTTATCGTTAGTCAGTCTACAGACACTCCCTGACAAAGATATAGTACTACAGGAATACACGCCGATCTCACACCGTGGTATCACACATACCGTCTGGTTCGGTATCTTTGTAGGCGTAGTTCTCGGCGGCGTGTCTGTGGCTCTCTCTTCGGAGTACGGTCTCGGTTTCGTGTATCTCATTCTCGCGAGCTACGGCGCGGTGAAGACAGTCAGCCACATCAACTGGAGATGGACGAGAACCCGACGAGATACGTTCAAGCTCTTCGTCGTAGCTTTAGTGCTCATATCCGTCGCGCTATACCAGCAGGGAATACTCAAAAACGGTATAGACCTCGGTATAGGTCTGTCGTCGATAGAAGCGACGTTCGTCTTTCACTTCCTTCTCGGGTTCTTTGGGGTTACAACTCATTTGATTGGGGATGTTCTGACGCCTATGGGTATTCGACCTCTCCGACCTATTCATAACGAGAAATACAGGCTTGGATGGGTTCGAGCCGCCAACGAGTCGGCTAACTTGGGATTATTCGTAGGGGGCACTCTTCTCTTCGTTGTGTCGACCGTCGCCGTAGTAGAGGGATATACGATATTTGACATGCTCTAA